Proteins encoded by one window of Lolium rigidum isolate FL_2022 unplaced genomic scaffold, APGP_CSIRO_Lrig_0.1 contig_67614_1, whole genome shotgun sequence:
- the LOC124682087 gene encoding protein ENHANCED DISEASE RESISTANCE 2-like isoform X2, with protein MSSTTPQRRKQDESGGGNWREEAVSAGSLRQVDLDRGTNGWASPPGDLFHLRARGYFSGGGGRRAKAPSSPDWLLRPAGVDWLRSHARLDHVLARDDIPVAAAFRRARLRKDPDAHFLVAVNLQVPGRPDAYSSVFYFAAEAPIPPDSLLGRFVYGDDAYRNARFKIVNRIVKGPWLVRATVGNYGACLLGRALTCRYHKGDDYLEIDVDIGSSAIASAILHLALGAVTSVTIDMGFLVESQSEEELPEKLFGAVRIAQMEMGSAKYVETASDEAASETAGKAAPGFRVGSARVANDSRHQERAGAKRSMSCQERQTGGK; from the exons ATGTCCTCGACGACGCCCCAGCGCCGGAAGCAGGACGAATCCGGCGGCGGCAACTGGCGGGAGGAAGCCGTGTCCGCCGGCTCGCTTCGGCAGGTGGACCTCGACAGGGGCACCAACGGGTGGGCCTCGCCGCCGGGGGACCTGTTCCACCTGCGCGCGCGCGGCTACTTctcgggcggcggcgggaggcgggccAAGGCGCCGTCCTCCCCGGACTGGCTCCTCCGCCCCGCCGGCGTCGACTGGCTCCGCTCCCACGCGCGCCTCGACCACGTCCTCGCCCGCGACGACatccccgtcgccgccgccttccgccGCGCGCGCCTCCGCAAGGACCCCGACGCCCACTTCCTCGTCgccgtcaatctccag GTCCCCGGCCGGCCCGACGCGTACAGCTCCGTGTTCTACTTCGCGGCGGAGGCGCCCATCCCGCCGGACTCCCTGCTCGGCCGCTTCGTCTACGGCGACGACGCGTACCGCAACGCGCGCTTCAAGATCGTCAACCGCATCGTCAAGGGCCCCTGGCTCGTCCGCGCCACCGTCGGCAACTACGGCGCGTGCCTCCTCGGCCGCGCGCTCACCTGCCGCTACCACAAGGGCGACGACTACCTCGAGATCGACGTCGACATCGGCAGCTCAGCGATCGCCAGCGCCATCCTGCATCTGGCCCTTGGCGCCGTCACGTCGGTGACCATCGACATGGGTTTCCTTGTGGAGTCCCAGTCAGAGGAAGAGTTGCCCGAGAAGCTCTTCGGCGCTGTGCGCATCGCGCAGATGGAGATGGGCTCGGCCAAGTACGTCGAGACGGCGTCTGACGAGGCAGCGTCTGAGACGGCCGGCAAGGCCGCGCCGGGGTTCAGGGTTGGGTCGGCGAGGGTGGCCAACGATAGCCGCCACCAGGAACGCGCCGGCGCCAAGAGGTCGATGAGCTGCCAGGAACGGCAGACCGGAG GAAAATAG
- the LOC124682087 gene encoding protein ENHANCED DISEASE RESISTANCE 2-like isoform X1 has translation MSSTTPQRRKQDESGGGNWREEAVSAGSLRQVDLDRGTNGWASPPGDLFHLRARGYFSGGGGRRAKAPSSPDWLLRPAGVDWLRSHARLDHVLARDDIPVAAAFRRARLRKDPDAHFLVAVNLQVPGRPDAYSSVFYFAAEAPIPPDSLLGRFVYGDDAYRNARFKIVNRIVKGPWLVRATVGNYGACLLGRALTCRYHKGDDYLEIDVDIGSSAIASAILHLALGAVTSVTIDMGFLVESQSEEELPEKLFGAVRIAQMEMGSAKYVETASDEAASETAGKAAPGFRVGSARVANDSRHQERAGAKRSMSCQERQTGGEASNSS, from the exons ATGTCCTCGACGACGCCCCAGCGCCGGAAGCAGGACGAATCCGGCGGCGGCAACTGGCGGGAGGAAGCCGTGTCCGCCGGCTCGCTTCGGCAGGTGGACCTCGACAGGGGCACCAACGGGTGGGCCTCGCCGCCGGGGGACCTGTTCCACCTGCGCGCGCGCGGCTACTTctcgggcggcggcgggaggcgggccAAGGCGCCGTCCTCCCCGGACTGGCTCCTCCGCCCCGCCGGCGTCGACTGGCTCCGCTCCCACGCGCGCCTCGACCACGTCCTCGCCCGCGACGACatccccgtcgccgccgccttccgccGCGCGCGCCTCCGCAAGGACCCCGACGCCCACTTCCTCGTCgccgtcaatctccag GTCCCCGGCCGGCCCGACGCGTACAGCTCCGTGTTCTACTTCGCGGCGGAGGCGCCCATCCCGCCGGACTCCCTGCTCGGCCGCTTCGTCTACGGCGACGACGCGTACCGCAACGCGCGCTTCAAGATCGTCAACCGCATCGTCAAGGGCCCCTGGCTCGTCCGCGCCACCGTCGGCAACTACGGCGCGTGCCTCCTCGGCCGCGCGCTCACCTGCCGCTACCACAAGGGCGACGACTACCTCGAGATCGACGTCGACATCGGCAGCTCAGCGATCGCCAGCGCCATCCTGCATCTGGCCCTTGGCGCCGTCACGTCGGTGACCATCGACATGGGTTTCCTTGTGGAGTCCCAGTCAGAGGAAGAGTTGCCCGAGAAGCTCTTCGGCGCTGTGCGCATCGCGCAGATGGAGATGGGCTCGGCCAAGTACGTCGAGACGGCGTCTGACGAGGCAGCGTCTGAGACGGCCGGCAAGGCCGCGCCGGGGTTCAGGGTTGGGTCGGCGAGGGTGGCCAACGATAGCCGCCACCAGGAACGCGCCGGCGCCAAGAGGTCGATGAGCTGCCAGGAACGGCAGACCGGAGGTGAGGCCTCAAATTCCTCTTGA